The Halogeometricum rufum genome has a segment encoding these proteins:
- a CDS encoding ester cyclase: MSETSTTEREQLLNTYQEYEDLWNGDFSKLDVVSEGITFYNPGVPDGKIHGREAFEAYLRGVRSAFPDWYVDADDLLAEGKIVMKEWTVTATHEGEYRGIPPTHREIEIKGMAKDVVRNGEVEAARLYYDPQELSEQLGLTEE, from the coding sequence ATGTCGGAGACCAGCACCACCGAGCGCGAACAGCTCTTGAACACCTATCAGGAGTACGAGGATCTATGGAACGGAGACTTTTCGAAGTTGGACGTGGTTAGCGAAGGGATCACGTTCTACAACCCCGGCGTGCCCGATGGGAAGATTCACGGGCGCGAGGCTTTCGAGGCGTACCTCCGCGGTGTTCGGTCAGCGTTCCCTGATTGGTACGTCGACGCCGACGACCTACTCGCGGAGGGGAAGATCGTCATGAAAGAGTGGACAGTGACGGCGACACACGAAGGGGAATACAGGGGTATCCCCCCGACCCACCGCGAGATCGAGATCAAGGGTATGGCGAAGGATGTCGTCAGGAACGGGGAAGTGGAGGCCGCTCGACTCTACTACGACCCGCAGGAGTTGAGCGAGCAACTGGGTCTTACTGAAGAGTAA
- a CDS encoding helix-turn-helix transcriptional regulator, which translates to MTSSDTGAALDAIRVFANSANSVRIFEALSDGPTTSSDLAERTGASRSTVARVLDEGESRGWIDSAGSRYELTYVGEVMIEEFRAYQQTVEGIQQLGEVLNHLPEPAHELDIRHLRDARVTIPTENWPEAHLNRALELYRAGNTYRGLTQNAPDIFVRTLAELVEKGQLEFEAIIEAEFIDELVEDAERANPWHSFADSIWTYPGTIPLSMHIIDHSVVLWLGHIDENQWVGPGLLETENTAVCEWAESLYDDYRMESEPLDPERLPGT; encoded by the coding sequence ATGACATCAAGTGACACGGGAGCTGCTCTGGACGCGATTCGAGTGTTCGCTAACTCGGCGAACAGCGTACGGATATTCGAGGCGCTTTCCGACGGACCGACCACCAGCAGTGACCTCGCCGAGCGAACCGGAGCGTCGCGGTCGACAGTCGCACGTGTACTCGACGAAGGTGAGTCGCGTGGGTGGATCGACTCAGCGGGCAGTCGGTACGAACTCACGTACGTGGGTGAAGTCATGATCGAGGAGTTTCGCGCCTACCAGCAGACCGTCGAAGGAATTCAACAACTCGGGGAGGTGTTGAATCACCTTCCAGAGCCGGCTCACGAACTAGACATCCGGCATCTACGCGACGCCCGAGTCACGATTCCGACCGAAAACTGGCCGGAGGCTCACCTAAATCGTGCGCTGGAACTGTATCGGGCCGGGAACACGTACCGGGGACTCACACAGAACGCTCCGGATATATTCGTCCGGACGCTCGCGGAACTGGTCGAGAAGGGGCAACTGGAGTTCGAGGCAATCATCGAAGCCGAATTCATCGACGAACTGGTCGAAGATGCAGAACGAGCAAATCCGTGGCATTCGTTCGCCGATTCGATATGGACCTACCCGGGGACCATTCCGCTCAGCATGCACATCATCGATCACTCGGTCGTGCTCTGGTTGGGCCACATCGACGAGAATCAATGGGTAGGGCCCGGGCTGCTGGAAACCGAAAACACGGCCGTCTGTGAATGGGCCGAATCGCTCTACGACGATTACCGTATGGAGTCCGAGCCGCTCGACCCGGAGAGACTGCCGGGAACGTGA
- a CDS encoding DMT family transporter encodes MSRYRSLAAFLAASAFFGGTFVAAKAGLEFIPPLLFVALRFDVGAALLLAYVAVSLPRERWLPRTRGDVSAILAAGVFAIGATNALIFLGQQYVTSGVGSILYSLNPILTPVLAAFLLSDERLSRTDAVGMLLGLVGVALVVDVDPTNLLGGAVVGKALVVAAAGSGALGSVLIRRADSSMAATARTAWALPVAALLSHLWSLAAGEQVASVAWTPTALVALGYVGVFSGALAFVAYFSLLDDVGAIRGNLVFYVVPIVATLGGSVLLGEAISALSMLGFAVICLGFVLIGHEPIATELARARRAVARRTGSDSGRNVDSEAGGAVVSDVPRWSDGD; translated from the coding sequence ATGTCGCGATACCGGTCGCTGGCGGCGTTTCTCGCCGCGAGCGCGTTCTTCGGCGGGACGTTCGTCGCCGCGAAGGCGGGGTTGGAGTTCATCCCGCCCCTGCTGTTCGTCGCGTTGCGGTTCGACGTCGGGGCGGCGTTGCTGCTCGCGTACGTGGCGGTCAGCCTCCCGCGGGAGCGGTGGCTCCCCCGCACGCGCGGTGACGTCTCCGCCATCCTCGCCGCGGGCGTGTTCGCCATCGGGGCGACGAACGCGCTCATCTTCCTCGGCCAGCAGTACGTCACGAGCGGCGTCGGGTCGATACTCTACAGTCTCAACCCCATTCTGACGCCGGTGCTCGCGGCGTTCCTGCTGTCGGACGAACGCCTCTCGCGTACCGACGCCGTGGGGATGCTCCTCGGACTCGTCGGCGTCGCACTCGTCGTGGACGTCGACCCGACGAACCTGCTCGGCGGCGCCGTCGTCGGCAAGGCACTCGTCGTCGCCGCCGCCGGGAGCGGTGCGCTGGGGAGCGTCCTCATCCGCCGGGCGGACTCGTCGATGGCGGCCACCGCGCGCACCGCGTGGGCGCTCCCCGTCGCCGCCCTGCTGAGTCACCTGTGGAGTCTGGCGGCGGGCGAGCAGGTGGCGTCCGTCGCGTGGACGCCGACGGCACTCGTCGCTCTCGGCTACGTCGGCGTGTTCTCGGGCGCGCTCGCCTTCGTCGCCTACTTCAGCCTGCTGGACGACGTTGGCGCCATCCGGGGTAACCTCGTGTTCTACGTCGTCCCCATCGTCGCCACGCTCGGCGGGTCGGTGCTCCTCGGCGAGGCGATTTCGGCGCTGTCGATGCTGGGCTTCGCCGTCATCTGTCTCGGCTTCGTCCTCATCGGCCACGAGCCAATCGCGACGGAACTGGCGCGGGCGCGACGCGCCGTCGCCCGCCGGACGGGTTCCGACTCGGGGAGGAACGTCGACTCGGAGGCGGGCGGCGCCGTCGTGAGCGACGTCCCGCGCTGGAGCGACGGCGACTGA
- a CDS encoding helix-turn-helix transcriptional regulator → MDSALEEIEFLALSANRVEVLDALTEGAATRRELEAETGASQPTLGRILGDFTDRGWITHDGARYVATATGRLVAEAFTDLWETMETELKLRDVAEWLPTESLGFDLGRLGDATITVPTRTRPGAPVQRVLELLEESSHVRIFSHAFNEQSLEVVTERTVEGVQTFEGVFSPDALDAIAHDSTLRQRLEALLDSEAAEIRLHEGPIPLAVTITDDVVHLLLRDDEGLLRAALDTDDDAVLSWAREAHERYWRAASPLDVDDLE, encoded by the coding sequence ATGGACTCGGCACTCGAAGAGATCGAGTTCCTCGCGCTCTCGGCGAACCGGGTCGAGGTGCTCGACGCCCTGACCGAGGGGGCCGCGACGCGCCGCGAACTCGAGGCGGAGACGGGCGCCTCGCAACCGACGCTCGGTCGCATCCTCGGCGACTTCACCGACCGCGGGTGGATAACGCACGACGGGGCCCGGTACGTGGCGACGGCCACCGGTCGCCTCGTCGCCGAGGCGTTCACCGACCTCTGGGAGACGATGGAGACGGAACTGAAACTGCGCGACGTCGCCGAGTGGTTGCCGACGGAGTCGCTGGGGTTCGACCTCGGGCGACTCGGCGACGCGACCATCACCGTGCCGACGCGGACGAGACCCGGCGCGCCCGTGCAACGCGTCCTCGAACTGCTCGAAGAGTCCTCGCACGTCCGCATCTTCTCGCACGCGTTCAACGAACAGAGCCTCGAAGTGGTGACCGAACGAACCGTGGAGGGCGTTCAGACGTTCGAGGGCGTCTTCTCGCCGGACGCGCTCGACGCCATCGCGCACGACTCGACGCTGCGGCAACGCCTCGAAGCGTTGCTCGACTCCGAGGCGGCCGAGATTCGCCTCCACGAGGGGCCGATTCCGCTCGCGGTGACCATCACCGACGACGTGGTCCACCTCCTCCTGCGCGACGACGAGGGGCTACTCCGCGCGGCACTCGACACCGACGACGACGCCGTCCTGTCGTGGGCGCGCGAGGCACACGAACGCTACTGGCGGGCGGCGTCGCCGTTGGACGTCGACGACCTGGAGTAA